Proteins from one Deinococcus apachensis DSM 19763 genomic window:
- a CDS encoding ComF family protein, with translation MPDLSAVQGMLRALLPRRCPGCNGQLGRSAGLCPGCRAVLRPRVETHSPLWPRPEEHLVTLGAYRGVTRRAVRALKFGGARDLAGALGEALADGVPTAWNIATVVPVPLHSGRERERGFNQSALLAGAVAASLGVPSIPALRRTRATAQQARLHAHERTANLVGAFGADTRRLPPGPVLLLDDVLTTT, from the coding sequence ATGCCTGACCTGAGCGCCGTTCAGGGAATGCTGCGGGCACTCCTGCCCCGCCGCTGCCCCGGCTGCAACGGGCAACTCGGGCGCTCGGCGGGCCTGTGCCCGGGTTGCCGCGCGGTCCTCCGCCCCCGGGTCGAGACCCACTCGCCCCTGTGGCCCCGCCCGGAGGAGCACCTCGTCACGCTGGGCGCGTACCGGGGTGTGACCCGCCGGGCCGTCCGCGCGCTGAAGTTCGGTGGGGCGCGCGACCTGGCGGGGGCGCTGGGCGAGGCGCTGGCGGATGGGGTGCCCACGGCCTGGAACATTGCCACGGTCGTGCCCGTCCCGCTCCATTCCGGGCGCGAGCGCGAGCGGGGGTTCAACCAGTCCGCGCTCCTGGCCGGGGCGGTCGCCGCCTCTCTCGGGGTGCCGAGCATCCCGGCCCTGCGCCGCACCCGTGCCACCGCCCAGCAGGCCCGGCTGCACGCGCACGAGCGGACCGCGAATCTCGTGGGGGCTTTTGGGGCCGACACCCGGCGTCTCCCGCCCGGGCCGGTCCTCCTGCTCGACGACGTGCTGACCACCACGTAG
- a CDS encoding endonuclease — protein MDIPPEVLEQTQARFLQRDPERAMTMQHLTVGGPLAADSQFRVEARLTRLGVPLPDARAVAEGHEDALTVAARLPEDTRLPLERIIGANDLVGVAYLDLARSAARSVGRVVLKDAQGRTQGFGTGWLCSPRAILTNHHVLEDAAVARTSVIEFNYELSAGGTLQNRVTLNLDPDALFLTSEALDYSLVAVGGDTSALGWLPLFGTTGKVLVGEALSIVQHPSGEPKQVALRENRLVDLLPDFLHYETDTAPGSSGSPVFSDTWEVVALHHSGVPRTDAQGRPLRRDGQPLQPGDSDTLIDWIANEGVRISRIVEDLRARSDAVGNALVAEVLAAQRPPLPGPSEVQAEVGRVLDLGAVTVGPDGVASLPVTLRLRVGGEEGGSNPAPAPPRPYLDPEDAGKAAAYYTDLPEGGTPQARFLALSDLVTRTHTRTPTYDPAGELYPWVDLWPDGKLRSLYSAREHTPEELIAADRAAQERRTTLAAREGLSVDALEEALPYNCEHVVPQSWFGKREPMRGDLHHLFACEPGCNSFRGNTPYFDFPDYGEAVRSDCGRRDPGEFEPAHGKGAAARATLYFLLRYPGVVRQYGERHLTTLLAWHTSEPPAEWERHRNAAIFERQGNRNPLIDHPEWADGVAFSEGLGR, from the coding sequence ATGGACATTCCGCCTGAAGTGCTGGAGCAGACGCAGGCCCGCTTCCTCCAGCGTGACCCCGAGCGGGCCATGACGATGCAGCACCTGACCGTGGGCGGCCCCCTCGCCGCCGACTCGCAGTTCCGGGTCGAGGCCCGCCTGACCCGCCTGGGCGTACCCCTGCCCGACGCCCGGGCCGTCGCCGAGGGTCACGAGGACGCACTGACGGTCGCCGCCCGGTTGCCCGAGGACACCCGGCTCCCGCTGGAGCGGATCATCGGCGCGAACGACCTGGTGGGGGTCGCTTACCTGGACCTCGCGCGGTCAGCGGCGCGTTCCGTGGGCCGCGTCGTGCTTAAAGACGCGCAGGGCCGTACGCAGGGTTTCGGGACGGGCTGGCTGTGCAGCCCCCGCGCGATCCTGACCAACCACCACGTGTTGGAGGACGCCGCCGTGGCCCGCACCTCGGTCATCGAGTTCAACTACGAGCTGAGCGCGGGCGGCACCCTTCAAAACCGCGTGACCCTGAACCTCGACCCGGACGCCCTCTTCCTCACGTCGGAGGCGCTGGACTACTCGCTCGTCGCCGTGGGGGGGGACACGTCCGCCCTCGGCTGGCTGCCCCTCTTCGGGACGACGGGCAAGGTACTCGTCGGCGAGGCGCTGAGCATCGTCCAGCATCCCTCCGGCGAGCCCAAACAGGTTGCGCTGCGCGAGAACCGGCTGGTGGACCTGCTGCCCGACTTCCTGCACTACGAGACGGACACGGCGCCGGGATCGAGCGGCAGCCCCGTCTTCAGCGACACCTGGGAGGTCGTGGCCCTGCACCACAGCGGCGTTCCCCGCACCGACGCCCAGGGCCGCCCCCTGCGCCGCGACGGCCAGCCCCTGCAACCCGGCGACTCGGACACCCTGATCGACTGGATCGCCAACGAGGGCGTGCGCATCAGCCGCATTGTCGAGGACCTGCGCGCCCGTTCGGATGCCGTAGGGAATGCCCTCGTCGCGGAGGTCCTTGCTGCCCAGCGCCCACCGCTGCCGGGTCCGTCCGAAGTGCAGGCCGAGGTGGGCCGCGTGCTTGACCTGGGCGCCGTGACGGTGGGGCCAGATGGCGTGGCGAGCCTGCCCGTCACCCTGCGCCTGCGGGTGGGTGGGGAAGAGGGAGGGTCCAATCCCGCGCCTGCACCTCCCCGCCCCTACCTCGACCCGGAAGATGCCGGGAAAGCCGCGGCCTACTACACGGATTTGCCAGAGGGGGGCACCCCGCAGGCCCGCTTCCTGGCCCTCTCGGACCTCGTGACCCGGACGCACACCCGGACCCCCACCTACGACCCCGCTGGCGAACTCTACCCCTGGGTGGACCTCTGGCCCGACGGCAAACTCCGCAGCCTCTACTCGGCGCGCGAGCACACGCCGGAAGAGCTGATCGCCGCCGACCGCGCCGCCCAGGAACGCCGCACCACCCTGGCCGCCCGCGAGGGGCTGAGCGTGGACGCGCTGGAGGAGGCGCTGCCGTACAACTGCGAGCACGTCGTCCCGCAGTCGTGGTTCGGCAAGCGCGAGCCCATGCGCGGTGACCTGCACCACCTCTTCGCCTGCGAGCCGGGCTGCAACTCGTTCCGGGGCAATACCCCCTACTTCGACTTCCCTGACTACGGCGAGGCAGTCAGGAGCGACTGCGGACGGCGCGACCCCGGCGAGTTCGAGCCCGCGCACGGCAAGGGGGCCGCTGCCCGCGCCACGCTGTACTTCCTGCTGCGTTATCCCGGCGTGGTGCGCCAGTACGGCGAGCGCCACCTGACGACCCTGCTCGCGTGGCACACTTCAGAACCTCCAGCCGAGTGGGAACGGCACCGCAACGCCGCCATCTTCGAGCGGCAGGGGAACCGCAATCCCCTGATCGACCACCCGGAATGGGCGGATGGGGTGGCTTTCAGCGAGGGGCTGGGGCGCTGA
- the serS gene encoding serine--tRNA ligase, with amino-acid sequence MLDLKFIRENPETVKRAIEVKGVNLDLDDLLRIDRELVELRQRVEALQTERNANAKLVPKASPDERPRLIQKGKELAEEIKAREPELRAHEDALRHLLLRVPNIPHPSVPVGKDDSENVELRREGQLPEFPFQPLDHVELLERQGWADPERVARVSGSRSYLLKGDAVMLEMAVLMFALDFLRGRGLTPLSTTALARPEAFVGSGHFPGGEDQVYKIEGDELMLAGTAEVPVNSLYAGEQLSFDQLPMAYAAVSAAFRSEAGSAGRDVRGLIRVHEFRKVEQYVMTRADEAEALHWFGTILENAEAILRALELPYRVVQNCTGDMGAGKVLMYDIETWVPSEGLYRETHSCSYLGDWQARRTGLRYRDEGGKLVYAHTLNNTGIATPRILVPLLENHQQADGTIRVPEALRPYLSGRERLGVPVREVDVTA; translated from the coding sequence ATGCTGGACCTCAAATTTATCCGGGAGAACCCGGAGACGGTGAAGCGGGCCATTGAGGTCAAGGGTGTAAACCTCGACCTCGACGATCTGTTGCGAATCGACCGCGAACTCGTCGAACTCAGGCAACGGGTGGAGGCCCTCCAGACCGAGCGCAACGCGAATGCGAAGCTCGTTCCGAAGGCCAGTCCCGACGAGCGCCCCCGCCTGATCCAGAAGGGCAAGGAACTCGCCGAGGAGATCAAGGCCCGCGAGCCCGAGCTGCGTGCTCACGAGGACGCCCTGCGGCACCTCCTCCTGCGGGTACCCAACATTCCCCATCCCAGCGTGCCGGTCGGGAAGGACGATTCCGAGAACGTCGAGTTGCGCCGTGAGGGTCAGCTCCCCGAGTTCCCCTTCCAGCCGCTCGACCACGTCGAACTTCTCGAACGCCAGGGCTGGGCCGACCCCGAGCGGGTGGCGCGGGTGTCGGGCAGCCGCTCGTACCTCCTCAAGGGCGACGCGGTCATGCTGGAGATGGCCGTGCTGATGTTCGCGCTCGACTTCCTGCGGGGGCGGGGCCTGACACCGCTAAGCACCACCGCCCTCGCCCGCCCCGAAGCCTTCGTGGGCTCGGGCCATTTCCCTGGTGGCGAGGATCAGGTCTACAAGATCGAGGGCGACGAGCTGATGCTGGCCGGAACCGCCGAGGTGCCCGTGAACAGCCTGTACGCGGGCGAGCAGCTCTCGTTTGACCAGCTCCCGATGGCCTACGCCGCGGTCAGCGCCGCCTTCCGCTCGGAGGCCGGGTCGGCGGGGCGGGACGTGCGCGGCCTGATCCGCGTCCACGAGTTCCGCAAGGTCGAGCAGTACGTGATGACGCGGGCGGACGAGGCCGAGGCCCTGCACTGGTTTGGCACGATTCTAGAGAATGCCGAGGCGATCCTGCGCGCGCTGGAGCTTCCCTACCGCGTCGTCCAAAACTGCACGGGCGACATGGGTGCGGGCAAGGTCCTCATGTACGACATCGAGACCTGGGTGCCCAGCGAGGGGCTGTACCGTGAGACCCATTCCTGCTCGTACCTGGGCGACTGGCAGGCCCGCCGCACCGGCCTGCGCTACCGCGACGAGGGGGGCAAGCTGGTGTACGCCCACACGCTGAACAACACGGGGATCGCCACCCCGCGCATCCTGGTGCCCCTGCTCGAAAACCACCAGCAGGCGGACGGGACCATTCGCGTACCCGAGGCGCTGCGCCCCTATCTGAGCGGGCGCGAGCGGCTGGGCGTGCCGGTGCGCGAGGTGGACGTGACGGCCTGA
- the gatC gene encoding Asp-tRNA(Asn)/Glu-tRNA(Gln) amidotransferase subunit GatC — protein MIDAAQIEHLAHLARLELTPEERESMQADLNAILGYFEQLSAVDTSGVEEMQRPVDLVNVLREDEPGAVFSRDVVEALAPETQDGFVRVPRTVEAE, from the coding sequence ATGATCGACGCGGCCCAAATCGAGCATCTCGCGCACCTCGCGCGGCTGGAACTGACCCCCGAGGAGCGGGAGAGCATGCAAGCGGACCTGAACGCCATCCTGGGCTACTTCGAGCAACTCAGCGCCGTGGACACGAGCGGCGTGGAGGAGATGCAGCGCCCGGTGGACCTCGTGAACGTGCTGCGGGAGGACGAACCCGGCGCCGTGTTCAGCCGCGACGTGGTCGAGGCCCTGGCGCCCGAGACCCAGGACGGCTTCGTGCGCGTGCCCCGCACGGTGGAGGCCGAATAA
- a CDS encoding protease complex subunit PrcB family protein: MTIKVLLCLSLALGACASAQGVTSIPATPIGAPTPSTTTNASDPVYPSGFRLSQLQAASAALQGLPGLTAKEIDPAQGRLRVTVGTAVERVAVLQRLREAGLSSSLVTFTASGAASNLPGATGTVTTTPGTGTAPSTPTTPTSAGGRVTVTELASGTNANVATAAVQVATSQAALNALYTLAYGRQTGTPAVPTLRSGETVVGVFLGQRPTGGYGVRATGASVQGDTLTLTVEVRTPGPGAITTQALTSPWTLVRVSGTFRSVRVVDASGRPLQSGAGGGQTR; encoded by the coding sequence ATGACCATAAAAGTTCTGCTCTGCCTGTCCCTGGCCCTGGGGGCGTGTGCCTCGGCCCAAGGCGTGACCTCGATTCCCGCCACGCCGATTGGTGCTCCCACCCCATCCACGACGACGAACGCGAGTGATCCCGTCTACCCCTCGGGCTTCCGCCTCTCGCAGCTTCAGGCCGCCTCCGCCGCACTTCAAGGCCTGCCCGGCCTGACGGCGAAGGAGATCGACCCCGCCCAGGGCCGCCTGCGGGTGACGGTGGGGACCGCCGTGGAGCGGGTCGCCGTGCTGCAACGCCTGCGGGAGGCGGGGCTGAGCAGCAGCCTCGTGACCTTCACGGCGAGCGGGGCGGCCTCCAATCTTCCGGGGGCGACCGGGACCGTGACGACCACTCCGGGGACGGGCACCGCACCGAGCACCCCGACGACGCCCACCTCTGCCGGAGGCCGCGTGACCGTCACCGAACTCGCCAGCGGCACCAATGCCAACGTCGCCACCGCCGCCGTGCAGGTGGCGACCAGCCAGGCGGCCCTGAACGCCCTGTATACCCTCGCCTACGGACGCCAAACCGGAACTCCCGCCGTGCCCACCCTGCGCTCCGGCGAGACGGTCGTCGGCGTCTTCCTGGGCCAGCGGCCCACCGGGGGCTACGGCGTTCGTGCGACCGGGGCCAGCGTGCAGGGCGACACCCTGACTCTGACGGTGGAGGTGCGGACCCCCGGTCCCGGGGCCATCACCACCCAGGCGCTCACGAGCCCATGGACACTGGTGCGCGTGTCCGGAACCTTCCGCAGCGTGCGGGTGGTGGACGCCTCAGGCCGCCCCCTCCAGAGCGGGGCAGGTGGCGGGCAGACCCGCTGA
- a CDS encoding LacI family DNA-binding transcriptional regulator produces the protein MFPVATIQDVARLAGVSPTTAKRALREPDKLSPETLARVRAAVQTLEYEPDQRAGSLRGGQSRTVGLIVASVVEPFFAEFARVAGRTLAAAGYTLIISENEYSAARELTELQRLYGQRVAGIILRPGYGDESRDYLRRLAGRGVHLLEFDYIPPGSPYPGFMLDNERAMEEAVRYLHGLGHEHIAALGTYHPQIHPETRSKAFPQIMAGLGLTVPAEYQRVTLLTEETAYRLTHELMALDTPPTAIIALTGTEGIGAFRAVRERGWRIPDDLSLVTFDNYPWTSLVTPPITVLEQPVAEMAVSAARGMISLIGGEAVSSRVFPARLISRLSCATPRAVPSSRAG, from the coding sequence ATGTTTCCCGTGGCAACCATCCAGGACGTCGCGCGCCTAGCGGGCGTTTCCCCCACCACCGCCAAACGCGCCCTGCGGGAACCGGACAAGCTCTCGCCCGAGACCCTCGCCCGCGTGCGGGCCGCCGTGCAGACCCTGGAGTACGAGCCCGATCAGCGCGCGGGCAGCCTGCGCGGCGGCCAGAGCCGCACGGTGGGGCTGATCGTGGCGAGCGTCGTCGAGCCGTTCTTCGCCGAATTTGCGCGCGTCGCGGGCCGCACCCTCGCCGCAGCGGGCTACACGCTGATCATCAGCGAGAACGAATACAGCGCCGCCCGCGAACTCACCGAACTCCAGCGCCTGTACGGCCAGCGCGTGGCGGGCATCATCCTGCGCCCCGGGTACGGCGACGAGAGCCGCGACTACCTGCGCCGCCTCGCGGGCCGGGGCGTTCACCTGCTGGAGTTCGACTATATCCCGCCCGGCAGCCCGTACCCCGGCTTCATGCTCGACAACGAGCGCGCGATGGAGGAGGCGGTCCGGTACCTGCACGGCCTCGGGCACGAGCACATCGCCGCCCTGGGCACCTACCACCCGCAGATACACCCCGAGACGCGCAGCAAGGCTTTCCCTCAGATCATGGCCGGGCTGGGGCTGACCGTCCCCGCCGAGTACCAGCGCGTTACCCTCTTGACCGAGGAGACGGCCTATCGCCTCACCCACGAACTCATGGCCCTGGACACGCCCCCCACCGCGATCATCGCCCTGACTGGCACCGAGGGAATCGGGGCCTTCCGCGCCGTCCGCGAGCGGGGCTGGCGTATTCCCGACGACCTCAGCCTCGTCACCTTCGACAACTACCCGTGGACCTCGCTCGTCACCCCGCCGATCACGGTGCTGGAGCAGCCGGTGGCGGAGATGGCGGTGAGCGCGGCGCGGGGGATGATCTCGCTGATCGGCGGTGAAGCCGTTTCCAGCCGTGTTTTCCCGGCGAGGCTGATCTCCCGCCTCAGTTGCGCCACTCCGCGGGCCGTGCCGTCGAGCCGGGCGGGGTAG
- a CDS encoding ABC transporter substrate-binding protein, whose translation MPRSRLPLVLLALALGGAAQAATITIATVNNPDMVTMQKLTPEFNKKYPDINVKWVVLPENELRQKITLDVASGAGSFDIATVGVYEVPIWAKNGWLDPLTPLFQKNPSIASSYKLNDILPSVRGALTVNGQLYAVPFYAESSMTFYNKDLFKKAGLTMPPNPTWQQLQSFAAKIHNPSQGVYGICLRGLPGWGENMAFITTMVNTFGGRWFDQNWQAQLNTPAWKNALTFYVNTLKKYGPPGATSNGFTENLTLMSQGKCGMWVDATVAAGFLSDPASSKIVKSVGFANAPVGPGTPRGSNWFWSWNLAIPKSTKQEDAAFKFLTWATSPEYINLVARTKGTWAAVPPGTRTSTYTNPNYKKAAGAFSNIVLSSINRADVTKPTKDPVPYTGIQYVSIPQFQALGTQVGQYLAGALSGQTSIDQALKQGQDAANRVAKEGGYQK comes from the coding sequence ATGCCACGTTCCCGTCTCCCGCTCGTCCTTCTGGCCCTGGCCCTCGGCGGCGCCGCACAGGCCGCCACGATCACCATCGCCACGGTGAACAACCCGGACATGGTGACGATGCAAAAGCTCACGCCGGAGTTCAACAAGAAGTACCCCGACATCAACGTGAAGTGGGTCGTGCTGCCGGAAAACGAGCTGCGCCAGAAGATCACGCTGGACGTGGCGAGCGGCGCGGGGAGCTTCGACATCGCCACTGTGGGCGTGTACGAGGTGCCCATCTGGGCCAAGAACGGATGGCTGGACCCACTGACGCCGCTCTTCCAGAAGAACCCCTCCATCGCCTCCTCGTACAAGCTCAACGACATCCTGCCCAGCGTCCGGGGCGCGCTGACGGTGAACGGGCAACTGTATGCCGTGCCCTTCTATGCCGAGTCGAGCATGACCTTCTACAACAAGGACCTGTTCAAGAAGGCCGGGCTCACCATGCCGCCAAACCCCACCTGGCAGCAGCTCCAGAGCTTCGCCGCGAAGATCCACAACCCCTCGCAGGGCGTGTACGGTATCTGCCTGCGCGGGCTGCCCGGCTGGGGCGAGAACATGGCCTTTATCACCACGATGGTGAACACCTTCGGCGGGCGCTGGTTCGACCAGAACTGGCAGGCGCAGCTCAACACCCCCGCGTGGAAGAATGCCCTGACCTTCTACGTGAACACGCTGAAGAAGTACGGCCCTCCCGGCGCGACGAGCAACGGCTTTACCGAGAACCTGACCCTGATGAGCCAGGGCAAGTGCGGCATGTGGGTGGACGCGACCGTAGCGGCGGGCTTCCTGTCCGACCCCGCCTCCTCCAAGATCGTGAAGTCGGTGGGCTTCGCCAACGCGCCGGTCGGCCCCGGCACCCCGCGCGGCAGCAACTGGTTCTGGTCGTGGAACCTGGCGATTCCCAAGAGCACCAAGCAGGAGGACGCCGCCTTCAAGTTCCTGACCTGGGCGACCAGCCCCGAGTACATCAACCTCGTCGCCCGCACGAAGGGCACCTGGGCCGCCGTGCCCCCCGGCACCCGCACGAGCACCTACACCAACCCCAACTACAAGAAGGCCGCCGGGGCGTTCAGCAATATCGTGCTGAGCAGCATCAACCGTGCCGACGTGACGAAGCCCACCAAGGACCCAGTGCCCTACACCGGCATCCAGTACGTGTCCATCCCGCAGTTCCAGGCGCTCGGCACGCAGGTCGGGCAGTACCTGGCGGGGGCGCTCAGCGGGCAAACCTCCATCGACCAGGCGCTGAAACAGGGCCAGGACGCCGCCAACCGGGTCGCCAAGGAGGGCGGGTACCAGAAGTAA
- a CDS encoding carbohydrate ABC transporter permease gives MTTAQSLPTTTTRVPPAPKRGLRLTPAALMWPALLYLILTTQVPFFMTVYYSFFRYNLVDPTSRPFIGFENYQTLLTDPQNLRILLNTVVLAGGTLILTLIIGGGLALLLNREFLGRALLRTLLISSFLVMPIVTAVIWKNMLLSPTSGLFAWVSQSLGLAPVDWLGQHPMLSVIMMITWEWTPFAALILLTGLQSLPDDQIEAARLDGASPWQEFQHIVLPHWMQAIQVVVLMETIALLQVYGEIYGSTSGGPGIATTNLPYFIYQKAFAEYNIGLASAAGVLTVIFTNILAVYLLKLISRTTAGNRGA, from the coding sequence ATGACCACGGCCCAGTCCCTGCCCACCACGACGACCCGGGTGCCGCCCGCCCCCAAGCGTGGCCTGCGCCTCACGCCCGCCGCCCTGATGTGGCCCGCGCTGCTGTACCTGATCCTGACGACCCAGGTGCCGTTTTTCATGACGGTGTACTACTCGTTTTTCCGGTACAACCTCGTGGACCCCACCAGCCGCCCCTTCATCGGGTTTGAGAACTACCAGACGCTGCTCACCGACCCGCAGAACCTGAGAATTCTGCTGAACACGGTCGTGCTGGCGGGCGGGACCCTGATCCTGACCCTGATCATCGGCGGGGGGCTGGCGCTGCTGCTCAACCGTGAGTTTCTGGGACGGGCGCTGCTGCGGACCCTGCTGATCTCCTCGTTCCTGGTGATGCCCATCGTGACAGCGGTGATCTGGAAGAACATGCTGCTGAGCCCCACCTCGGGCCTGTTCGCGTGGGTATCGCAGAGCCTGGGCCTCGCGCCCGTGGACTGGCTGGGCCAGCACCCCATGCTCTCGGTCATCATGATGATCACCTGGGAGTGGACCCCGTTTGCCGCGCTGATCCTGCTCACCGGCCTGCAGAGCCTGCCCGACGACCAGATCGAGGCCGCGCGGCTCGACGGCGCCAGCCCCTGGCAGGAATTCCAGCACATCGTCCTGCCGCACTGGATGCAGGCCATCCAGGTCGTCGTCCTGATGGAGACCATCGCGCTGCTTCAGGTGTACGGCGAGATCTACGGCTCGACCTCGGGCGGCCCCGGCATCGCCACGACGAACCTGCCCTACTTCATCTACCAGAAGGCGTTCGCGGAGTACAACATCGGCCTGGCGAGCGCGGCGGGCGTTCTGACGGTGATCTTCACCAATATCCTGGCCGTGTACCTGCTGAAACTGATCAGCCGCACGACCGCGGGCAACCGGGGAGCCTGA
- a CDS encoding carbohydrate ABC transporter permease: MTTLPTNRTVSDRHRWRNILLTLLTYLIALAFLFPLVWMILAAFKTEAEAFATPPVFFFTPIWDNFQRALPTYLPALKNSLIAAIGSTLLAFILGLPAAFALAVYPTRRAQGVLTWMLSTKFMPAVGVIVPLFLLFRNLGLLDTLPGLILMYTTMNLPLVVWMMHSYMSEIPFAIYEAAKVDGASVAQEFFGIALPLSMPGIAATALLALIFAWNEVFFALNLTSADAAPLSVFIGEFKTSQGLFWAQLSAAATLTVLPVLIFGWIAQRQLVRGLSFGAVK; this comes from the coding sequence ATGACGACGCTGCCGACGAACCGCACTGTCAGCGACCGCCACCGCTGGCGCAACATTCTGCTCACGCTGCTGACCTACCTGATCGCGCTGGCCTTCCTGTTCCCGCTCGTGTGGATGATCCTGGCCGCCTTCAAGACCGAGGCGGAGGCCTTCGCCACGCCACCCGTCTTCTTCTTCACCCCGATCTGGGACAACTTCCAGCGGGCGCTGCCAACCTACCTGCCCGCACTGAAGAACTCGCTGATCGCGGCCATAGGTTCCACCCTGCTCGCCTTCATCCTGGGGCTGCCCGCCGCCTTCGCGCTCGCGGTGTACCCCACCCGCCGGGCGCAGGGCGTGCTGACCTGGATGCTCTCGACCAAGTTCATGCCCGCCGTGGGCGTGATCGTGCCCCTCTTCCTGCTGTTTCGCAACCTGGGGCTGCTCGACACCCTGCCCGGCCTGATCCTGATGTATACGACGATGAATCTGCCCCTGGTCGTGTGGATGATGCACTCGTACATGTCCGAAATCCCGTTTGCCATCTACGAGGCCGCGAAGGTGGACGGCGCGTCGGTGGCGCAGGAGTTCTTCGGGATCGCGCTGCCGCTCTCCATGCCGGGCATCGCCGCGACCGCGCTGCTGGCCCTGATCTTCGCCTGGAACGAGGTGTTCTTCGCCCTGAACCTCACCTCGGCGGACGCCGCGCCGCTGAGCGTCTTCATCGGCGAGTTCAAGACCAGCCAGGGCTTGTTCTGGGCACAACTGAGCGCCGCCGCCACGCTGACCGTGCTGCCCGTGCTGATCTTCGGCTGGATCGCCCAGCGCCAGCTTGTGCGCGGACTGAGCTTTGGCGCGGTGAAATAA
- a CDS encoding mannitol dehydrogenase family protein, with protein sequence MTVKLNLSTLATLGPGVAVPQYNPRRLTSGIVHFGVGGFHRSHEAMYIDRLLNVGGHSEWAICGVGVLPGDARMRDVFARQDNLYTLVTRSPEGQSEARVIGSVHEYLFAPDDPGAVLEKLADPATKIVSLTVTEGGYGINNVTGEFDPSTPDLRHDLTPGSAPRTVFGFITEGLRQRRERGLAPFTVVSCDNMQGNGHVAGRAFTAFARLKDPELGEWVARHVAFPNSMVDRITPVTTPQMRQQVADEYGIDDEWPVVAESFTQWVLEDTFTLGRPPLEGVGVQLVSDVEPYELMKLRLLNASHQAIGHLGLLAGYTYAHEVCQNPAFVDFLLGYMAQEATPTLRPVPGIDLAAYGKELIARFANPAIGDTLARLVVEGSERIPKFLLPVIREQLASGGEIARSALVVAGWSVYIAAAHEGHFPTLVDPRAEQLTDAVLREARQPGAFLELQDIFGDLGQNARFRSAYLEARDRLRREGVTGAIQAAAQNPAGAPVGARSE encoded by the coding sequence ATGACCGTCAAACTCAACCTGTCCACCCTTGCCACTCTCGGCCCCGGCGTCGCCGTGCCCCAGTACAATCCCCGGCGGCTGACCTCCGGCATCGTCCACTTCGGCGTCGGGGGCTTTCACCGCTCGCACGAGGCCATGTACATCGACCGGCTGCTGAACGTGGGCGGGCATTCCGAATGGGCGATCTGCGGGGTGGGCGTGCTGCCCGGCGATGCCCGGATGCGCGACGTGTTCGCCCGCCAGGACAACCTGTACACCCTCGTCACCCGGTCGCCAGAGGGTCAGTCGGAGGCGCGCGTCATCGGCTCAGTTCACGAATACCTGTTCGCGCCGGACGACCCGGGGGCGGTGCTGGAGAAGCTGGCCGACCCCGCGACAAAGATCGTCTCCCTGACGGTCACCGAGGGCGGCTACGGCATCAACAACGTCACCGGCGAGTTCGACCCCTCGACCCCAGACCTCCGGCACGACCTGACGCCGGGCTCAGCGCCCCGGACCGTCTTCGGTTTCATCACGGAAGGACTGCGGCAGCGGCGGGAGCGCGGCCTGGCGCCCTTCACGGTCGTGTCCTGCGACAACATGCAGGGGAACGGCCATGTGGCGGGGCGGGCCTTCACCGCCTTCGCCCGGCTGAAAGACCCCGAACTGGGGGAATGGGTCGCGCGGCACGTCGCCTTTCCCAACTCGATGGTCGACCGCATCACGCCCGTGACCACCCCGCAGATGCGGCAGCAGGTGGCCGACGAGTACGGCATCGACGACGAGTGGCCGGTGGTGGCGGAGTCGTTCACCCAGTGGGTGCTGGAGGACACCTTCACGCTGGGGCGGCCCCCGCTGGAAGGGGTCGGGGTGCAGCTCGTGAGTGACGTGGAGCCCTACGAGCTGATGAAGCTGCGGCTGCTGAACGCCTCCCACCAGGCGATTGGCCACCTGGGGCTGCTCGCCGGGTATACCTACGCGCACGAGGTCTGCCAGAACCCGGCCTTCGTGGACTTCCTGCTGGGGTACATGGCCCAGGAGGCCACGCCCACCCTGCGCCCGGTGCCGGGGATCGACCTGGCGGCCTACGGGAAGGAACTCATCGCCCGTTTCGCCAACCCCGCCATCGGGGACACCCTGGCCCGCCTGGTCGTGGAGGGGTCCGAGCGCATCCCCAAGTTCCTGCTGCCGGTCATCCGCGAGCAATTGGCCTCGGGCGGGGAGATCGCGCGCTCGGCGCTGGTCGTCGCCGGGTGGAGCGTTTACATCGCCGCCGCTCACGAGGGGCACTTCCCGACCCTGGTGGATCCCCGGGCGGAACAATTGACGGACGCCGTCCTCCGCGAAGCCCGGCAGCCGGGGGCGTTCCTGGAGCTTCAGGACATTTTCGGCGACCTGGGGCAGAACGCCCGCTTCCGCTCGGCGTACCTGGAGGCGCGGGACCGCCTGCGCCGGGAGGGAGTCACGGGGGCGATTCAGGCCGCTGCTCAGAACCCCGCCGGAGCTCCAGTCGGCGCGCGGTCGGAGTGA